A genomic segment from Ciconia boyciana chromosome 5, ASM3463844v1, whole genome shotgun sequence encodes:
- the SMIM19 gene encoding small integral membrane protein 19 isoform X2, which produces MAAAAGGAGGGGSAALGDSGAIDYSVHEAWNEATNVYLLVVLASLALLVYARRNKRRIMRIFTLPPAAETPPEPNFYDSMKKIRLRQQLEMYSIARKYEQQQQPPKQTESVQLSVE; this is translated from the exons atggcggcggcggccgggggggcagGCGGCGGTGGCTCGGCGGCGCTGGGCGACAGCGGCGCTATCGACTACTCGGTGCACGAGGCGTGGAACGAGGCCACCAACGTCTACCTGCTGGTGGTGCTAGCCAGCCTCGCCCTGCTCGTCTACGCGCGGCG GAACAAGAGGAGGATCATGCGCATCTTCACCCTGCCCCCAGCCGCCGAGACGCCGCCCGAGCCCAACTTCTACGACAGCATGAAGAAGATCCGCCTGCGGCAGCAACTGGAGATGTACTCCATCG caaggaagtatgaacagcagcagcagccaccaaaACAGACTGAAAGCGTACAGCTCTCAGTGGAGTGA
- the SMIM19 gene encoding small integral membrane protein 19 isoform X1 — MAAAAGGAGGGGSAALGDSGAIDYSVHEAWNEATNVYLLVVLASLALLVYARRNKRRIMRIFTLPPAAETPPEPNFYDSMKKIRLRQQLEMYSIGTKKDVLPTEECLLAFVVGVCSTAHNSWISLCLANQISFEVNVVVSLWLVYCGGDE; from the exons atggcggcggcggccgggggggcagGCGGCGGTGGCTCGGCGGCGCTGGGCGACAGCGGCGCTATCGACTACTCGGTGCACGAGGCGTGGAACGAGGCCACCAACGTCTACCTGCTGGTGGTGCTAGCCAGCCTCGCCCTGCTCGTCTACGCGCGGCG GAACAAGAGGAGGATCATGCGCATCTTCACCCTGCCCCCAGCCGCCGAGACGCCGCCCGAGCCCAACTTCTACGACAGCATGAAGAAGATCCGCCTGCGGCAGCAACTGGAGATGTACTCCATCG GAACAAAAAAGGACGTGCTTCCTACAGAGGAATGCCTGCTGGCATTTGTTGTTGGTGTTTGTTCCACCGCACACAACTCTTGGATCTCCCTTTGCCTTGCTAACCAGATCAGTTTTGAAGTCAATGTAGTTGTTAGCTTGTGGCTTGTATATTGTGGAGGAGATGAGTGA
- the POMK gene encoding protein O-mannose kinase codes for MAMEKKPHFVRREFPPREASSLSLVLLLAAVLLLNALLYLYLNQFYISSGRVETDPALCSFGYFKLGAVKNCSPWLSCEAINREVRKLKCVGEGAVKKVFLSEWKENKVVLSQLTNSELKEDFLHGLKMLKALQSKHVVRLLGYCEQQFTILTEYHPLGSLRGLNETLHIPKYKGMNTWHRRLMLAIDYVSIIRYLHSSPLGTLVMCDSNDLDKVLSQYLLTSDFHVLVNDLDALPLVNRSAGRLVKCGHRELRGEFVAPEQRWPYGEEVPFEDDLMPPYDEKTDIWKIPDVSNFFLGHVEGSDIVRLHLFDIHAACKKKDPAERPSAQEVLDTYRKVLTLLIREAAMPGTREML; via the exons ATGGCCATGGAAAAGAAACCGCACTTTGTTAGGAGGGAGTTTCCTCCCAGGGAGGCATCATCCCTCTCGTTGGTGTTACTGCTTGCGGCCGTCCTGCTCCTTAATGCCCTTCTCTACCTGTACCTCAACCAGTTTTACATCTCTTCGGGACGTGTTGAAACGGACCCTGCCCTTTGCTCTTTCGGGTACTTCAAACTGGGAGCAGTGAAGAATTGTTCCCCGTGGCTCTCCTGCGAAGCCATAAATAGGGAAGTCAGGAAACTCAAGTGTGTTGGTGAAGGTGCGGTGAAAAAG GTCTTCCTTTCCgagtggaaggaaaacaaagtggTCCTTTCACAGCTCACCAACTCAGAACTGAAGGAGGACTTTCTCCACGGACTGAAGATGCTGAAAGCACTTCAAAGCAAGCACGTTGTCCGGCTGCTTGGCTACTGTGAGCAGCAATTCACAATCCTCACCGAGTACCATCCTCTAGGCTCCCTGAGGGGCCTGAATGAAACTCTCCACATCCCCAAGTACAAGGGCATGAACACCTGGCATCGCAGGTTGATGCTTGCTATAGACTATGTGAGCATCATTCGGTACCTGCACAGCAGCCCTCTGGGCACCTTAGTGATGTGCGACTCAAATGACCTGGACAAGGTCCTCTCTCAGTATCTCCTAACAAGTGACTTTCACGTCCTGGTGAATGATTTGGACGCTTTGCCTCTTGTGAACAGGAGTGCCGGCAGGCTGGTGAAGTGTGGTCATCGGGAGCTCCGGGGCGAGTTTGTAGCTCCCGAGCAGCGATGGCCCTATGGAGAAGAGGTGCCGTTTGAGGATGACCTCATGCCCCCCTACGATGAGAAAACAGACATCTGGAAAATCCCAGATGTGTCAAATTTTTTCTTAGGCCATGTTGAAGGAAGTGACATTGTGCGACTGCATTTGTTTGACATCCATGCAGCATGTAAGAAGAAGGATCCAGCTGAAAGGCCTTCTGCCCAAGAGGTCTTAGACACCTACAGGAAAGTTTTAACTCTGCTTATTCGGGAGGCGGCCATGCCTGGTACTAGGGAAATGTTATAG